One region of Streptococcus parasanguinis genomic DNA includes:
- a CDS encoding tetratricopeptide repeat protein codes for MSHSQQMVEALDRQELEEAEVQFQQALLEDSEAQLLDLGQYLESIGFYPQAKEIYEQIAETYPEVYLSLATILAEEGQMEEAFAYLEEIGPESNWYVASLLVKADLYQMEGLADVAREKLVEAAHLSDDPIIQLGLAEIDLELERYQEAIQEYAQLDNREILEATGISTYQRIGFAYANLGKFEAAVPFLEKALEIEFDDQIAYELATLLSDQEEFQKALIYYKQIDTLSPDFEGYEYGYALALQSENDREKALEIAKQGIQKNPFDAQLKLFASQLSYELHQPEQAEAYLLEAKEVADDLEEIALRLTTLYLEQERFDQVLAWQNEEVETVVTRWNIARALAALEKTEEAVSAYQELYEDLKDNPEFLEAYVYLLREAGDVSKAREVANQYLAIVPDDVQMQTLYDSL; via the coding sequence GTGAGTCATAGTCAACAAATGGTAGAGGCTCTTGATCGGCAAGAGCTAGAAGAGGCAGAAGTTCAATTTCAACAGGCTTTGTTAGAAGATAGTGAAGCACAATTATTGGATTTAGGTCAATATCTTGAAAGTATCGGTTTTTACCCTCAGGCAAAAGAAATCTATGAACAGATTGCAGAAACCTATCCAGAAGTGTATCTAAGTTTGGCAACCATCCTTGCAGAGGAAGGTCAAATGGAAGAGGCCTTTGCTTATTTAGAAGAAATTGGCCCTGAATCAAACTGGTATGTGGCCAGTCTCTTGGTTAAGGCTGATCTCTATCAGATGGAAGGCCTAGCAGATGTGGCGCGTGAAAAATTAGTTGAAGCTGCTCATTTGTCTGATGATCCCATCATTCAATTAGGGCTAGCTGAAATTGATCTGGAATTGGAACGCTACCAAGAGGCTATCCAAGAGTATGCCCAGTTAGACAATCGGGAGATTTTGGAAGCAACAGGAATTTCCACCTATCAACGGATTGGTTTTGCCTATGCCAATCTTGGTAAGTTTGAAGCAGCTGTTCCTTTCTTAGAGAAGGCTCTGGAGATTGAGTTTGATGACCAGATTGCTTACGAATTAGCGACCTTATTGTCTGACCAAGAAGAATTCCAAAAAGCCCTGATCTACTACAAACAAATTGATACCTTGTCGCCTGATTTTGAGGGCTATGAGTATGGTTATGCTTTAGCTTTACAGTCTGAAAATGACCGTGAAAAAGCACTTGAGATTGCTAAACAAGGGATCCAGAAGAATCCATTTGATGCCCAATTGAAGCTCTTTGCTTCTCAGCTTTCTTATGAACTCCACCAGCCTGAGCAAGCAGAAGCTTATCTATTAGAGGCTAAAGAAGTGGCAGATGATCTAGAAGAGATTGCTCTTCGCCTGACCACCCTTTATTTAGAACAGGAACGCTTTGACCAAGTCTTGGCTTGGCAAAATGAAGAAGTCGAAACAGTTGTCACTCGGTGGAACATTGCCCGTGCCTTGGCTGCTTTGGAGAAAACAGAAGAGGCCGTCTCAGCCTACCAAGAGCTTTATGAGGATTTAAAAGACAACCCAGAATTCCTCGAAGCCTATGTTTATTTGTTGCGTGAGGCTGGAGATGTGTCGAAGGCGCGTGAAGTGGCTAATCAGTATTTGGCGATCGTACCAGACGATGTGCAGATGCAAACCCTCTATGATAGCCTCTAA
- a CDS encoding AI-2E family transporter, translated as MDNKEKQFSLSWFFRWFLDNKAITVFLVTLLLGLNLLVLSKITFIFIPIFEFAGAVMLPVIISGLLYYLLNPIVDFLERKGLKRIFAISLVFFLIAVLLIWGLAVVIPSVQRQVVSFFHNLPTYLEKANATIDDFLDNRVSSDIKPQLDEITKELSANITSWASSISGRAVNWVSNLIGVASQVIVALIIMPFIVFYLLRDGKNLKGHIVRFLPTKIRKSAEQVLSDVNTQLSNYVRGQITVAIVVAIMFIVFFKIIGLRYAVTLGISAGILNLIPYLGSFLAMLPALVLGLVAGPEMFIKVLIVFAVEQTIEGRFVSPLVLGSQLNIHPITILFVLLTSGSMFGIWGVFLGIPVYASAKVVIGAIFEWYKVVSGLYEEHNEVEEETHSES; from the coding sequence GTGGATAATAAAGAAAAACAGTTTAGTTTATCCTGGTTTTTTAGATGGTTTTTAGACAACAAGGCCATTACCGTATTTTTAGTTACCTTGCTGTTGGGCTTGAACCTTTTGGTTTTGAGTAAAATCACCTTTATTTTTATTCCTATTTTTGAGTTTGCAGGAGCCGTCATGCTACCTGTCATTATTTCTGGTTTGCTCTATTACCTGCTTAACCCCATTGTTGACTTTCTTGAAAGAAAAGGACTCAAGCGGATTTTTGCGATTTCCTTAGTCTTTTTCTTGATTGCAGTGCTTTTAATCTGGGGTCTAGCTGTAGTGATTCCATCCGTCCAACGACAAGTGGTGAGTTTCTTTCATAACCTGCCAACTTATTTGGAAAAGGCCAATGCAACCATCGATGATTTTCTAGATAATCGCGTCTCCTCTGATATCAAACCCCAGTTAGATGAGATCACCAAGGAATTGTCTGCAAACATTACTTCTTGGGCCAGTTCGATCTCTGGGCGGGCTGTCAATTGGGTCAGCAACTTGATCGGAGTGGCTTCGCAAGTCATTGTTGCCTTGATCATCATGCCTTTTATTGTCTTTTATCTTCTTCGAGATGGAAAAAATTTAAAGGGCCACATTGTTCGCTTCTTACCGACTAAGATTCGTAAATCGGCGGAACAAGTTCTCTCAGATGTCAACACCCAACTCTCCAACTACGTTCGAGGACAAATTACGGTAGCCATTGTCGTCGCTATTATGTTCATCGTCTTCTTTAAGATCATTGGTTTGCGATATGCGGTGACACTGGGGATCTCTGCGGGGATCTTGAATTTGATCCCTTACTTGGGTAGTTTCTTAGCCATGTTACCTGCTTTGGTATTGGGCTTGGTAGCAGGACCAGAGATGTTTATCAAGGTCTTGATTGTATTTGCAGTGGAGCAAACCATTGAAGGACGTTTTGTATCACCTTTGGTTTTGGGAAGCCAGTTAAATATCCATCCGATTACCATTTTGTTTGTGCTCTTGACGTCAGGATCTATGTTTGGAATTTGGGGAGTTTTCCTTGGAATTCCAGTCTATGCATCTGCTAAGGTGGTGATTGGAGCTATCTTTGAATGGTATAAGGTCGTCAGTGGTTTGTATGAAGAACATAATGAAGTAGAAGAGGAAACACACAGTGAGTCATAG
- a CDS encoding glycerate kinase, with protein sequence MHILLAPDSFKESLSAKQVAEALKKGFQEALPDATFDLLPIGDGGEGTMDTLAGVLNLTKKHTQVTGPFGQPVSMAYYQKDEMAFFEMASLVGLGSIPAEKRNPLELETRGIGELILQLVDQGIKTICVGIGGSATNDGGIGMAAGLGVAFYDDQGHLLRPVGASLGRVDRIDTSAVPNALQDIELLVLTDVTNHLCGSQGATYIFGGQKGLNPLLFPAVDQAMQDFYQLADARILSMAGAGAGGGMAAGLVAFAGGQVSSGIEKSLDLIDFDRKVQKADLVVVGEGRMDLQSLSGKAPVGVAKRTPDKIPVLAICGALAEDLPAFPSHHIEAAFSIVPGPCEVADALTHAEKNLISCARNIGNLLKMKAN encoded by the coding sequence ATGCATATCCTACTAGCACCGGATTCTTTTAAAGAATCCTTATCCGCCAAACAAGTTGCAGAAGCCTTAAAAAAAGGATTTCAAGAGGCTCTACCAGATGCAACTTTTGACCTCCTTCCCATAGGGGATGGTGGCGAAGGAACCATGGATACACTTGCTGGCGTTCTGAATTTAACCAAGAAGCATACTCAGGTAACAGGACCATTTGGACAGCCTGTTTCAATGGCTTATTACCAAAAAGATGAGATGGCATTTTTTGAGATGGCCTCTCTTGTTGGCTTAGGCTCTATCCCAGCTGAAAAACGCAATCCACTAGAACTAGAGACACGAGGAATTGGTGAACTGATTTTGCAATTGGTTGACCAAGGGATTAAAACGATCTGTGTGGGAATTGGTGGTTCAGCGACCAATGATGGTGGGATTGGGATGGCAGCCGGACTAGGGGTAGCCTTCTATGATGACCAAGGTCATCTGCTTCGTCCTGTAGGTGCTTCGCTCGGTCGTGTGGATAGAATAGATACCAGTGCGGTTCCAAATGCTTTACAAGACATCGAGCTCCTGGTCTTAACGGATGTCACCAATCATCTCTGTGGCAGTCAAGGAGCAACCTATATCTTTGGCGGGCAAAAGGGTTTGAATCCCCTTCTGTTTCCAGCTGTCGACCAGGCTATGCAGGATTTTTACCAGCTAGCAGATGCCCGAATTTTATCCATGGCTGGCGCCGGAGCTGGAGGTGGCATGGCAGCTGGCTTGGTCGCATTTGCGGGTGGTCAGGTTTCCTCAGGAATTGAGAAAAGTTTGGATCTAATCGACTTCGATCGTAAGGTTCAAAAAGCGGATCTGGTCGTCGTGGGAGAAGGTAGGATGGACCTCCAATCTCTGTCTGGAAAAGCTCCTGTCGGGGTAGCCAAACGAACACCAGATAAGATCCCAGTGCTTGCTATTTGTGGGGCCTTAGCAGAGGATTTGCCAGCTTTCCCAAGTCATCATATTGAGGCTGCCTTCTCTATTGTACCAGGCCCTTGTGAGGTGGCAGATGCACTTACTCATGCTGAAAAAAATCTGATTTCCTGTGCTCGAAATATTGGTAACCTCTTAAAAATGAAAGCAAACTAA
- the budA gene encoding acetolactate decarboxylase, with amino-acid sequence MEPVKLFQYNTLGALMAGLYGGSFTIGELLEHGDLGVGTLDSIDGELIVLDGKAYQAKGSGDHPEIVEVSPDAKVPYAAVVPHQAEVIFRQRFEMTDEELEARIESYYDGENLFRSIKIHGDFAKMHVRMIPKSTPEMKFAEVATHQPEYTRENVTGTIVGFWTPEIFHGVSVAGYHLHFISDDHTFGGHVMDFVITEGIVEVGAIDQLDQRFPVQDRQYLFAKFNVDEVKEDIHKAE; translated from the coding sequence ATGGAACCAGTGAAACTTTTTCAATACAATACCTTAGGTGCCCTAATGGCGGGTCTGTACGGGGGTTCATTTACGATTGGAGAACTCTTGGAACACGGAGATCTAGGAGTTGGGACGCTTGATTCTATTGATGGAGAGTTGATCGTATTAGATGGTAAGGCATATCAGGCCAAGGGATCTGGCGACCATCCTGAAATTGTTGAAGTTTCTCCGGATGCCAAGGTTCCTTATGCAGCAGTCGTTCCTCACCAAGCAGAAGTGATTTTCCGCCAACGTTTTGAAATGACAGACGAGGAATTGGAAGCTCGTATTGAGTCTTATTATGATGGGGAAAATCTTTTCCGCTCCATTAAGATTCATGGTGACTTTGCCAAGATGCATGTCCGTATGATTCCAAAATCAACACCAGAGATGAAGTTTGCAGAGGTTGCAACCCATCAGCCAGAGTATACACGGGAAAATGTCACTGGAACCATCGTCGGTTTTTGGACACCCGAAATTTTCCATGGCGTGAGTGTGGCTGGTTATCATTTGCACTTTATCTCAGATGACCACACCTTTGGTGGGCATGTCATGGATTTTGTCATCACAGAAGGGATTGTTGAGGTGGGGGCCATCGATCAGCTGGATCAACGTTTCCCAGTTCAAGACCGTCAGTACCTCTTTGCCAAATTCAATGTTGATGAGGTCAAAGAAGACATCCATAAAGCAGAATAA
- the serB gene encoding phosphoserine phosphatase SerB — protein sequence MKEVTGLLVMDVDGTLIRQEGIDLLAQEAGVGEKVAEITAQAMNGELDFAASLQARVALLKGLETSIFPKIIEQMDVTPGAKTLITELHQRGYKVGLVSGGFHEVIDPIARSLGIDLVRANRLQTFDGRLTGKVLGEIVTPERKKDNLLTWARENHIPRSQTIAMGDGANDLPMIETAGIGIAFMAKPIVAERAPYRIETSDLSLVLEILDQHRKETACISY from the coding sequence ATGAAAGAAGTAACCGGTCTCCTCGTTATGGATGTAGATGGAACCTTGATCCGACAGGAAGGGATTGATCTACTAGCTCAAGAAGCTGGCGTGGGAGAAAAAGTAGCAGAGATAACAGCACAAGCAATGAATGGAGAGCTGGATTTTGCAGCATCTTTACAGGCGCGTGTCGCTTTATTGAAAGGTTTGGAGACATCTATCTTTCCGAAAATTATAGAGCAGATGGACGTTACACCGGGAGCTAAGACCTTAATCACGGAACTTCATCAAAGAGGTTACAAGGTTGGCCTTGTTTCAGGGGGATTTCATGAAGTCATCGATCCTATCGCGAGGTCTTTAGGAATTGATCTGGTTCGTGCTAATCGTTTGCAGACTTTTGATGGCCGTCTGACAGGGAAAGTGCTCGGAGAGATTGTGACCCCTGAAAGAAAAAAAGACAACCTCCTGACATGGGCGAGAGAAAATCATATTCCACGAAGTCAGACGATTGCGATGGGAGATGGTGCCAATGATCTTCCCATGATTGAAACAGCCGGAATCGGGATTGCCTTTATGGCAAAGCCAATCGTAGCCGAACGAGCTCCATACCGTATTGAAACGAGCGATCTAAGCCTTGTTCTTGAAATTCTAGACCAGCATAGAAAGGAAACAGCATGCATATCCTACTAG
- a CDS encoding lactonase family protein — protein sequence MSQTIYFGTYTKKESKGIYKAQFDPETGTLSQLELVADEHNPTYIAFSEKGNLYSVGAEEGKGGIASFTADFQPLNHVVEEGAPLCYVSVDDKRQLVYGANYHKGQVLVYKIEDDGQLSFIDQDTHEGKGPHENQASPHVHFADLTPDQYLITCDLGTDSLHTYEVSDQGKLTLIHHYQTAPGAGPRHLVFHPHHKIAYLINELNATIDVLFYDGMGEFEHFQTVSTLPEDYEGQKWASAIKLSADGKFLYASNRAHNSIAVFEVIADGSLKLIEIVPTGGLNPRDFTLSPDQHYLIAAHQDSPNATVFKRDPATGRLSSLSHDFYVPEAVCTVFH from the coding sequence ATGTCTCAAACCATTTATTTCGGTACCTATACCAAAAAAGAATCCAAAGGAATTTACAAGGCACAATTTGACCCTGAAACAGGGACATTGAGCCAACTTGAACTAGTGGCAGATGAGCACAATCCAACCTATATCGCTTTTTCTGAAAAAGGCAACCTCTACAGTGTCGGAGCTGAAGAGGGAAAAGGAGGAATCGCAAGTTTTACAGCTGATTTTCAGCCGCTCAATCACGTTGTTGAAGAGGGAGCTCCACTCTGCTATGTCTCTGTCGATGACAAGCGCCAACTCGTATACGGAGCCAACTATCACAAAGGGCAAGTGCTCGTCTACAAGATAGAAGACGACGGCCAGCTGAGCTTCATCGACCAAGACACTCACGAAGGCAAGGGACCACACGAAAACCAAGCCAGTCCCCATGTTCACTTCGCTGATCTGACACCAGATCAGTACTTGATTACCTGCGATCTGGGTACCGATAGCCTGCATACTTATGAGGTTAGCGATCAAGGAAAACTAACCCTCATCCATCACTACCAAACGGCACCAGGGGCAGGACCTCGCCACCTTGTCTTTCATCCCCATCATAAGATTGCTTATCTGATCAATGAATTAAATGCGACCATTGATGTGCTCTTCTATGATGGCATGGGCGAATTCGAACACTTCCAAACAGTTTCAACCCTCCCTGAAGATTATGAAGGGCAAAAATGGGCTTCTGCTATCAAGTTATCAGCTGATGGAAAATTCCTTTATGCCTCTAACCGTGCACACAATTCTATTGCTGTATTTGAAGTGATTGCTGACGGGAGCTTGAAACTTATCGAGATCGTCCCAACAGGTGGCCTAAATCCTCGTGATTTCACCCTCAGTCCCGATCAACACTACCTCATTGCAGCCCATCAAGATTCCCCAAATGCCACTGTCTTCAAACGTGATCCAGCTACTGGACGTTTGTCTTCACTATCCCATGACTTTTACGTTCCAGAAGCCGTTTGTACCGTTTTTCATTAA
- a CDS encoding DUF1694 domain-containing protein has protein sequence MTDINKTILEKAAGPTRFNPDEQRRFLETYEERVITSCTLEEARDNLYLEHYSSILTNISERFEPVLVKISPALDESSQLQYLKKTKDLGLVASIVSDDCRHSPFGLIIHTDHPSGISPTDISLQYPNLFEKKEESTAPEKKSFWKRLFG, from the coding sequence ATGACAGATATTAATAAAACGATTTTAGAAAAAGCTGCTGGTCCTACTCGGTTCAATCCTGATGAACAGCGTCGATTTTTGGAGACATATGAGGAGCGGGTGATTACTTCATGCACCTTGGAGGAGGCAAGGGACAATCTCTATTTGGAGCACTATTCTTCAATTCTTACGAACATTTCAGAACGCTTTGAACCTGTATTGGTCAAAATTTCGCCTGCCTTGGATGAAAGCAGCCAACTTCAATATTTGAAAAAAACAAAGGATCTTGGTCTTGTGGCAAGCATTGTTTCAGATGACTGTCGCCACTCTCCCTTTGGTCTCATCATCCATACTGATCATCCATCTGGAATTTCTCCAACCGATATCAGCCTCCAGTATCCAAATTTGTTTGAAAAGAAAGAAGAGAGCACAGCACCTGAAAAAAAATCATTTTGGAAACGCCTCTTTGGCTAA
- the eno gene encoding surface-displayed alpha-enolase → MSIITDVYAREVLDSRGNPTLEVEVYTESGAHGRGMVPSGASTGEHEAVELRDGDKSRYGGLGTQKAVDNVNNIIAEAIIGYDVRDQQAIDRAMIALDGTPNKGKLGANAILGVSIAVARAAADYLEIPLYSYLGGFNTKVLPTPMMNIINGGSHSDAPIAFQEFMIVPAGAPTFKEALRWGAEIFHALKKILKGRGLETAVGDEGGFAPRFDGTEDGVETIIAAIEAAGYVPGKDVFIGFDCASSEFYDKERKVYDYTKFEGEGAAVRTAEEQIAYLEGLVDKYPIITIEDGMDENDWDGWKALTERLGGKVQLVGDDFFVTNTDYLSRGIEEGAANSILIKVNQIGTLTETFDAIEMAKEAGYTAVVSHRSGETEDSTIADIAVATNAGQIKTGSLSRTDRIAKYNQLLRIEDQLGEVAEYRGLKSFYNLKK, encoded by the coding sequence ATGTCAATTATTACTGATGTTTACGCTCGCGAAGTCCTAGACTCACGCGGTAACCCAACACTTGAAGTAGAAGTTTATACTGAATCAGGTGCTCATGGACGTGGTATGGTTCCATCAGGAGCTTCTACTGGTGAACACGAAGCAGTTGAACTTCGTGACGGTGACAAATCTCGTTACGGTGGTCTTGGTACTCAAAAAGCTGTTGACAACGTAAACAACATTATTGCTGAAGCTATCATCGGCTATGATGTACGTGATCAACAAGCTATCGACCGTGCTATGATCGCTCTTGACGGTACTCCTAACAAAGGTAAATTGGGAGCAAACGCAATCCTTGGTGTGTCTATCGCTGTAGCTCGTGCTGCTGCTGACTACCTTGAAATCCCACTTTACAGCTACCTTGGTGGTTTCAACACTAAAGTTCTTCCAACTCCAATGATGAACATCATCAACGGTGGTTCTCACTCAGATGCTCCAATCGCTTTCCAAGAATTCATGATCGTACCTGCTGGTGCACCAACATTCAAAGAAGCTCTTCGTTGGGGTGCTGAAATCTTCCACGCACTTAAGAAAATCCTTAAAGGTCGTGGTCTTGAAACAGCCGTTGGTGACGAAGGTGGATTCGCTCCTCGTTTCGACGGAACTGAAGATGGTGTAGAAACTATCATCGCTGCTATCGAAGCTGCTGGTTATGTTCCAGGTAAAGACGTATTTATCGGATTTGACTGTGCATCATCAGAATTCTACGATAAAGAACGCAAAGTTTACGATTACACTAAATTCGAAGGTGAAGGAGCTGCTGTTCGTACTGCTGAAGAACAAATCGCTTACCTTGAAGGATTGGTTGATAAATACCCTATCATCACTATCGAAGATGGTATGGATGAAAACGACTGGGACGGTTGGAAAGCTCTTACTGAACGTCTTGGTGGTAAAGTTCAATTGGTTGGTGACGACTTCTTCGTAACAAACACTGACTATCTTTCACGTGGTATCGAAGAAGGTGCTGCTAACTCAATCCTTATCAAAGTTAACCAAATCGGTACTCTTACTGAAACATTCGACGCTATCGAAATGGCGAAAGAAGCTGGTTACACTGCCGTTGTATCACACCGTTCAGGTGAAACTGAAGATTCAACAATCGCTGATATCGCAGTTGCAACAAACGCAGGACAAATCAAGACTGGTTCACTTTCACGTACAGACCGTATCGCTAAATACAACCAATTGCTTCGCATCGAAGATCAACTTGGTGAAGTAGCTGAATACCGTGGATTGAAATCATTCTACAACCTTAAGAAATAA
- the ezrA gene encoding septation ring formation regulator EzrA, with the protein MSSGLIVLIFIVALILIVGYVVAVILRKRNEALLAALEERKEKLYNLPVNDEVEAVKNMHLIGQSQVAFREWNQKWVDLSLNSFADIENNLFEAEGYNNSFRFMKAKQAIDNIESQIQLIDEDIKAIRQALSDLEEQEQKNSGRVVHALDMFEELQKEVTSDPDRYGSALPEIEKQIGNIQSEFSQFVTLNSSGDPVEAAEILDTAENHIVALKQIVERVPEIVTALQSKLPDQLEDLESGYRKLLESGYHFTETDIESRFQQLHASLKNNMANVSALELDNAIYENEQIQEEIDALYHIFTREIESQKVVKKLVKQLPGYLKHAKDNNSNLAAEVERLGKTFVLNEAFSQQLKELEAELSSQENVVEDALKDSSETQKAYSIVEEELEAIEARLKEIEDEQIGLSDSLSKIEKDDANARQKVNIYANRLHAIKRYMDKRNLPGIPQEFLELFFTASNNTEALMDELEGDKINIESTNRLLDILTNDMNELEEATYRIVQNATLTEQLLQYSNRYRSFDDHVQAAFDESLYIFEREYDYAASFKVISDALEMVEAGVTDRFVTSYEKTREQIRF; encoded by the coding sequence ATGTCTAGTGGACTAATTGTTCTCATCTTTATTGTCGCCCTTATCTTGATTGTAGGATATGTGGTTGCAGTCATTTTGAGAAAACGAAACGAGGCCTTACTGGCAGCGCTGGAAGAACGAAAAGAAAAGTTATATAACCTTCCGGTCAACGATGAAGTTGAGGCCGTAAAAAACATGCATTTGATTGGTCAAAGTCAAGTTGCATTTCGTGAATGGAATCAAAAATGGGTAGATTTATCCTTAAATTCATTTGCTGATATTGAAAACAATCTGTTTGAGGCGGAAGGCTACAATAATTCTTTCCGTTTCATGAAGGCTAAACAAGCCATTGACAATATCGAAAGTCAGATCCAATTGATCGACGAAGATATCAAGGCGATTCGCCAAGCCCTTTCAGATCTTGAAGAGCAAGAACAAAAAAATAGCGGACGCGTGGTTCATGCCTTAGATATGTTTGAAGAGCTTCAAAAAGAAGTCACTTCAGATCCAGATCGTTATGGCAGTGCACTTCCTGAAATTGAAAAGCAAATTGGAAATATTCAATCTGAGTTTTCACAATTTGTCACCTTGAATTCTTCAGGTGACCCTGTTGAAGCAGCTGAAATCCTTGATACAGCTGAGAACCATATTGTGGCCTTAAAACAAATTGTTGAGCGAGTGCCAGAAATTGTCACTGCTCTTCAGTCAAAACTTCCAGACCAATTAGAGGATTTGGAAAGTGGCTACCGCAAGCTTTTGGAATCTGGCTACCACTTCACTGAAACAGATATTGAATCTCGTTTCCAACAGTTGCATGCTTCCTTGAAGAACAATATGGCAAATGTATCCGCCCTTGAATTGGACAATGCCATTTACGAAAATGAACAAATTCAAGAAGAAATCGATGCATTGTATCACATCTTTACTCGTGAAATTGAATCACAAAAAGTTGTGAAGAAGTTAGTGAAACAACTGCCGGGCTATTTGAAACACGCAAAAGATAACAATAGCAACCTTGCAGCAGAAGTGGAACGCCTTGGTAAAACATTCGTCTTGAATGAAGCTTTCAGCCAACAGTTAAAAGAGTTGGAAGCTGAGCTATCTTCACAAGAAAATGTGGTAGAAGATGCCTTGAAAGATTCATCTGAAACACAAAAGGCCTATTCTATCGTAGAAGAAGAATTAGAAGCCATTGAAGCTCGCTTGAAAGAAATCGAAGATGAGCAAATTGGCTTAAGTGATTCCCTTTCAAAAATTGAAAAAGACGATGCCAATGCTCGCCAAAAAGTCAATATCTATGCCAACCGTTTGCATGCCATTAAACGCTATATGGACAAGCGAAACTTGCCAGGAATCCCTCAAGAATTCTTGGAATTATTCTTCACAGCAAGCAACAATACAGAGGCTTTGATGGATGAGTTGGAAGGGGATAAAATCAACATCGAATCAACCAATCGTTTGTTAGATATTTTGACAAATGATATGAATGAATTGGAAGAAGCGACTTATCGAATTGTACAAAATGCTACTTTAACTGAGCAGTTGTTGCAATACTCAAACCGTTACCGTTCATTTGATGATCATGTGCAAGCAGCTTTTGATGAATCCCTTTATATTTTCGAAAGAGAATATGACTATGCGGCTTCCTTCAAAGTCATCTCAGATGCTTTGGAGATGGTAGAAGCTGGAGTGACCGATCGCTTTGTTACTTCGTATGAAAAAACTCGGGAGCAAATTCGCTTCTAA